Proteins from a genomic interval of Paenibacillus sp. FSL H8-0048:
- a CDS encoding DUF420 domain-containing protein: MDIFTLFPTISTSFIVISAVLVAIGWRQIIQGKREAHKKTMIAAAVAAILFFLVYSSRTVFVGNTSWGGPDELTTIYHVFLIFHIVLATVAAVFGITTLTLGFKAKYAKHRKWGRVTAVIWFITAITGVAVYVLLYIFYPGGHTKPVWEIILGA; the protein is encoded by the coding sequence ATGGATATTTTCACATTGTTTCCTACGATCAGCACATCGTTCATCGTCATAAGCGCGGTGCTGGTGGCCATCGGCTGGAGACAGATCATTCAAGGCAAACGCGAAGCGCACAAGAAGACGATGATTGCGGCTGCGGTGGCAGCGATTCTGTTCTTCCTGGTGTACTCGTCAAGAACAGTGTTCGTAGGCAATACCTCCTGGGGCGGCCCGGATGAGCTGACGACGATCTACCATGTCTTCCTGATCTTCCACATCGTGCTGGCAACGGTAGCTGCCGTATTCGGCATCACCACGCTGACGCTCGGCTTCAAGGCCAAGTATGCCAAGCACCGCAAATGGGGCAGAGTGACCGCCGTCATCTGGTTCATCACCGCCATTACCGGAGTCGCCGTCTACGTGCTGCTGTATATCTTCTATCCGGGCGGCCACACGAAGCCTGTCTGGGAGATCATCCTGGGAGCGTAG
- the ctaG gene encoding cytochrome c oxidase assembly factor CtaG, producing MIPGLQYFSFTELWSPLFLALMLLLTAGYFVLIGPLASRFEGSTAVPFWRRGLFLCGMLALYLAQGGPVSLLGHILFSFHMVSMALSYLVAVPLIMLGIPDWCWRALLRVNPLKGLAFLAKPVVAALLFNGLFSLYHIPAIHDYVMLHFTVHRLYYGVLFLTSALMWWNLINPLPEYRALSGLGQVGFIFLNMVLLTPACGLIIFAGSPLYATYSDPGTWAKAMGYCVPQSPAALLQAFGGPGFFGSLSPKVDQQVGGIVMKFIQEFIFASMLAYVFYHWYKKENGQEDTEVSASPSALAEEV from the coding sequence ATGATACCGGGATTGCAATATTTCAGCTTTACGGAACTATGGAGTCCGCTGTTTTTGGCCCTGATGCTCCTCCTGACTGCCGGATATTTTGTGCTGATCGGTCCGCTGGCCTCCCGTTTTGAGGGCAGCACTGCAGTCCCCTTCTGGCGGAGGGGGCTGTTCTTATGCGGAATGCTGGCCCTCTATCTGGCGCAGGGAGGACCGGTCAGTCTGCTGGGGCATATCTTATTTTCCTTCCATATGGTCAGTATGGCCTTATCCTATCTGGTGGCGGTCCCGCTGATTATGCTCGGGATCCCCGACTGGTGCTGGCGCGCTCTGCTGCGGGTGAATCCGCTGAAGGGACTGGCTTTTCTCGCGAAGCCGGTGGTGGCGGCCCTGCTCTTCAACGGCCTGTTCTCGCTCTACCACATCCCCGCCATTCATGATTATGTCATGCTGCATTTCACCGTTCACCGTCTGTATTATGGCGTTCTGTTCCTGACCTCGGCGCTGATGTGGTGGAATCTGATCAACCCCTTGCCGGAATATAGGGCGCTTAGCGGTCTAGGACAGGTGGGCTTCATCTTCCTGAACATGGTGCTGCTGACACCGGCCTGCGGGCTGATTATTTTTGCAGGCTCCCCCCTCTATGCTACGTATAGCGACCCGGGCACCTGGGCGAAGGCGATGGGCTACTGTGTTCCGCAGAGTCCGGCTGCCTTACTGCAGGCTTTTGGCGGTCCCGGCTTCTTCGGATCTCTGTCCCCCAAGGTAGATCAGCAGGTCGGCGGCATCGTGATGAAGTTCATTCAGGAATTTATTTTCGCCTCGATGCTTGCTTATGTGTTCTATCATTGGTATAAAAAAGAGAACGGACAAGAGGACACCGAGGTGTCCGCGTCACCCTCTGCACTGGCGGAGGAGGTCTGA
- a CDS encoding phosphotransferase enzyme family protein, which translates to MDPHIKRMFLDEHAAEGARRFGIKPEDLTFIGGFQNFIYSYIRDESQYILRFTPGTLRTSEGVAAEIEWICYLAEKGVSVSAPVQSVNGKDFERIHGNTMDFYVSAFNYAPGTKIGYPECLGNPMLYEQCGRITGRLHELAKRYKPVFRRHTWESNEYLVRAKDYLPAELGPILHALDELKAELASLPVTSDNFGLIHGDINVGNFMVDESGQITLFDFDECQYSWYAEDIAIQLYYLLYVFGEDSRSERKAQYELFIRHFELGYTEDGRQLPGGWKSQLDLFLKLREIIVVVGMHRSWDLTQADDWTRDFLQESTVRITKGISLIDGFSEEEPQS; encoded by the coding sequence ATGGACCCACACATCAAACGAATGTTCCTGGACGAACATGCTGCTGAAGGTGCTAGGCGCTTTGGGATTAAACCTGAGGATCTGACCTTTATTGGCGGCTTTCAAAACTTTATTTATTCTTATATTCGAGATGAATCCCAATATATTCTCCGATTTACTCCTGGCACGCTTCGTACCTCCGAGGGAGTTGCAGCCGAAATCGAATGGATTTGTTACCTTGCGGAGAAGGGGGTATCAGTTTCAGCTCCGGTTCAATCGGTGAATGGAAAGGATTTTGAGCGTATTCATGGGAATACGATGGATTTTTACGTATCAGCGTTTAATTATGCACCCGGCACAAAAATCGGATATCCGGAATGCCTGGGGAATCCAATGCTATATGAACAATGTGGCCGTATTACAGGCCGTCTTCATGAACTGGCTAAGCGGTACAAACCGGTATTCAGAAGACATACCTGGGAGAGTAACGAATACCTGGTACGGGCGAAAGATTATTTACCGGCAGAGCTTGGGCCCATTTTACATGCCCTTGATGAACTAAAAGCAGAGTTGGCCAGTCTGCCTGTCACCTCAGATAATTTTGGTTTAATTCACGGGGATATCAACGTAGGCAATTTCATGGTAGATGAGTCAGGGCAGATCACGCTTTTTGATTTTGATGAGTGCCAGTACAGCTGGTACGCTGAGGATATTGCTATCCAGCTCTATTATTTACTATATGTATTTGGGGAAGATTCGAGATCTGAACGTAAGGCGCAATACGAGCTGTTTATCCGGCATTTCGAGCTGGGCTACACGGAGGATGGCCGGCAGCTCCCCGGTGGCTGGAAGAGTCAGCTGGATTTGTTTCTTAAACTGCGTGAGATTATCGTAGTTGTCGGCATGCACCGGAGTTGGGATTTAACCCAGGCTGATGATTGGACCCGTGATTTCTTGCAAGAGAGTACAGTGCGTATTACCAAGGGGATTTCGTTAATTGATGGGTTCAGCGAAGAGGAGCCACAATCATAG
- a CDS encoding MBL fold metallo-hydrolase yields MNDPWFTVTAIDNSTFAISEYGHWEQVHSFLLLGADRAALIDTGLGIGNISSITSQLTRLPIDVLTTHVHTDHIGNHGEFERILVHEEDQHWLIHGIQGLSLEQIRQNIGRDITRQTPEGFDPSTYTPFQGEPAGLLHDGNTVDLGGGRMITVYHTPGHSPGHLCFFDNQRGFLFSGDLLYDTMPVYAFYPSTNPADLTRSLIRISEISGVRKVYGSHYTLGLEPEILQEAKRAAVYLQEQGLDHFGTGIHRFNGFSVQF; encoded by the coding sequence ATGAACGATCCTTGGTTCACAGTTACAGCAATCGATAATTCAACCTTCGCCATCAGCGAATACGGTCATTGGGAACAGGTACATTCCTTCCTGTTACTCGGAGCAGACCGAGCTGCACTAATCGACACCGGGCTTGGCATAGGGAATATCAGCAGCATCACCAGCCAGCTAACCAGGCTGCCCATAGATGTCCTTACTACTCATGTTCACACTGATCATATAGGCAATCATGGGGAATTCGAGCGGATTCTGGTGCATGAAGAAGATCAGCACTGGTTAATCCACGGTATTCAAGGCTTGTCCCTGGAGCAGATTAGGCAGAATATCGGCCGGGATATCACACGCCAGACACCTGAGGGGTTCGATCCCTCTACCTACACACCTTTTCAAGGGGAACCGGCAGGATTGCTGCATGACGGGAATACGGTTGACCTGGGCGGCGGGCGGATGATCACGGTATATCATACGCCCGGGCATTCGCCAGGCCATCTATGCTTTTTTGACAATCAGCGGGGGTTCCTGTTCAGCGGCGATCTGCTTTATGACACCATGCCCGTCTACGCCTTCTACCCTTCCACGAATCCCGCTGATCTGACGCGTTCCCTGATACGCATTTCAGAGATTAGCGGCGTCCGCAAAGTATACGGCTCTCATTATACGCTTGGACTGGAACCTGAGATTCTTCAAGAAGCGAAGCGTGCGGCGGTATATCTGCAAGAGCAAGGACTTGATCATTTCGGAACAGGAATCCACCGGTTTAATGGCTTTAGTGTACAGTTCTGA
- a CDS encoding methyl-accepting chemotaxis protein, whose amino-acid sequence MKWFYNLKTSVKLISSFLAVAVILSFVGLYGLSNLGSINNSLDDMYVNNLVPVSSLQSSQNSFSVMRVIVRDLYIKKTPEERQQRVDDYKKEKQNVLDNIAAFRKTKLSADSVQAIAPFEAAWNDYLLTYDSLVSLSLTGQDEKLLEMLRGSTLNNQGDTLKNILNELILTNTKEADQARQNGAALYSSSRNITLSIIIGAVILCILLGYVISRIISNPLAKVVKVLSKVADGDLRSQSDIDTRDEIGILAAKVNEMVASLRRTVGSILLHSQSLSAAAEEISASTQEVASGSTTTADDAGTISELFKELSSAIHSVAQNTEQASVISDETVTIAENGNSIIQESMESMQAVSGQMAKLEEDSQKVGEIIDVIEDIADQTNLLALNAAIEAARAGEQGRGFAVVADEVRKLAERSGEATKQITSIIKGMQVNTRYSVSAVQESAELSQKTGVSFHQIVTMVNNAGQKISEIAAASEEQAAQSTNVLAAVESISATTQQSAASSEETASSAQSLASLAEELQSTVSSFRL is encoded by the coding sequence ATGAAATGGTTCTATAATCTAAAAACAAGCGTGAAATTAATCTCGTCCTTCCTGGCCGTCGCTGTCATTCTTTCCTTCGTGGGCCTCTATGGGCTAAGCAACCTCGGCTCAATTAATAACAGTCTGGACGACATGTATGTGAATAACCTGGTTCCCGTCTCCTCTCTGCAAAGCTCACAGAACAGCTTCTCTGTCATGCGCGTTATCGTCAGGGATCTGTACATTAAGAAGACCCCTGAGGAACGCCAGCAGCGGGTGGATGATTATAAAAAAGAGAAGCAGAACGTACTCGATAACATCGCAGCCTTCCGCAAAACCAAGCTGAGCGCGGATTCGGTTCAAGCTATCGCCCCTTTTGAGGCGGCATGGAATGACTATCTGCTCACCTACGATTCTCTTGTCAGCCTCTCCCTGACCGGTCAGGACGAGAAGCTGCTGGAGATGCTGCGTGGCAGTACGCTTAACAACCAAGGCGACACCTTGAAGAATATTCTGAACGAGCTAATTCTCACCAACACCAAGGAAGCGGATCAGGCCAGACAGAATGGAGCTGCACTCTATAGCTCTTCACGTAATATTACCCTCAGCATCATTATCGGTGCGGTCATTCTGTGTATCCTGCTAGGGTATGTCATCTCCCGGATTATTTCCAATCCGCTGGCGAAGGTTGTCAAGGTGCTCTCGAAGGTGGCTGACGGTGACCTGCGCAGCCAATCCGATATCGACACCAGAGATGAAATCGGCATCCTGGCTGCCAAGGTGAACGAGATGGTCGCTAGCCTCCGCCGGACAGTGGGCTCTATCCTCTTGCATTCCCAGAGCCTGTCGGCCGCCGCCGAGGAGATCTCCGCCAGTACGCAAGAGGTGGCAAGCGGCAGCACAACCACAGCGGATGATGCCGGAACCATCAGCGAGTTATTCAAAGAGCTCTCCAGTGCGATCCACTCTGTAGCCCAGAATACCGAGCAGGCCTCGGTGATCTCCGATGAGACGGTAACCATTGCCGAGAACGGGAACAGCATTATTCAGGAGTCGATGGAGAGCATGCAGGCTGTCAGCGGGCAGATGGCCAAGCTTGAGGAGGACTCGCAGAAGGTCGGCGAGATTATCGATGTCATCGAGGATATTGCTGATCAGACCAACCTGCTCGCACTGAATGCCGCCATTGAAGCCGCCAGAGCGGGGGAACAGGGCCGCGGCTTCGCGGTGGTGGCCGACGAGGTTCGCAAGCTGGCCGAGCGCAGCGGCGAGGCCACCAAGCAGATCACCAGCATCATCAAGGGGATGCAGGTGAATACACGCTACAGCGTGAGCGCTGTGCAGGAGAGTGCGGAGCTGTCGCAGAAGACCGGCGTTTCTTTTCATCAGATCGTGACGATGGTCAACAACGCCGGCCAGAAAATCTCCGAAATCGCCGCCGCCAGCGAAGAACAAGCCGCGCAGTCCACCAACGTCCTCGCTGCCGTGGAGAGCATCTCCGCCACCACCCAGCAGTCCGCCGCCAGCAGCGAAGAGACCGCCTCTTCCGCCCAGTCCCTGGCCAGCCTGGCTGAGGAGCTGCAGAGCACGGTGTCTTCGTTCCGGTTGTAG
- a CDS encoding chemotaxis protein CheA, with protein sequence MVDLSEYRGIFLEELEDQLQLIEDEVLRLEQAGETEDGIQQFFRAAHTLKGSSASMGYNGLKEVTHHLEHLLHQMRGGERTVTPELIRLFFEALDSMRALQSEIAATDQESTDVASLVQQLSAFAAEELQKPEHKASAEQTSQTELPLQLFWVHVWLSPGCEMKLPRLHLIDAKLRSVAAVLRMKPELEAIEDHDSRIDEASWLLSPKIDIGEFRQEILSIMDVDRIYIEEVLNDSPRPGEFVRPPHPETGSRELPEVPESLPPASDKTKPQTIRVQVERLEKLMNLAGELVIDQTRFHLLNRRFHQQYGTNDLTEELGQLADHLAMITDELQESMIKVRMLPIEQLFNRLPRMVRDLSGSLDKQVELVLEGKETELDRTLIEELGDPLIHLLRNAVDHGIETPEIRRKSGKSETGTVRVVASHEDNQVILVIEDDGAGIDSGLIAESALRKGIITAEEAGGMTEDEALRLIFRPGFSTAQQISDISGRGVGMDIVRNDIERINGMIDIETTRGQGTRFRIRLPLTLAIIRGLLVHAGGATFVIPMSSVAEIVRAAPEEISSVRGQPVITARGQLVPVVWLQDILRLPASAGGSAASIPLIIVGRGEKRLALAVDTLIGNQDIVIKSLGSYMGKTENISGATILGNGNIALIIDIASLFLTTGVFA encoded by the coding sequence ATGGTTGATTTATCGGAATACCGAGGGATTTTTCTGGAGGAGCTGGAGGACCAGCTACAGCTGATCGAGGATGAGGTGCTCAGACTGGAGCAGGCCGGGGAGACAGAAGACGGCATTCAGCAGTTCTTCCGGGCGGCCCATACCCTTAAGGGCTCCTCGGCCTCTATGGGCTACAACGGGCTGAAGGAGGTCACGCATCATCTGGAGCATCTGCTTCATCAGATGCGGGGCGGGGAACGGACAGTCACGCCGGAGCTGATCCGCCTGTTCTTCGAAGCGCTGGATAGCATGCGCGCACTGCAGAGCGAGATCGCCGCTACGGATCAGGAGAGCACAGATGTGGCCAGTCTGGTTCAGCAGCTAAGCGCATTCGCAGCGGAGGAGCTGCAGAAGCCAGAGCATAAGGCCTCTGCTGAGCAGACAAGCCAGACCGAACTGCCCCTCCAGCTGTTCTGGGTGCATGTGTGGCTCTCTCCCGGCTGTGAGATGAAGCTGCCCCGTCTTCACCTGATCGATGCCAAGCTGAGGAGTGTCGCCGCAGTCCTGCGCATGAAGCCGGAGCTGGAAGCGATAGAGGACCACGACAGCCGGATTGACGAGGCGTCCTGGTTACTATCGCCCAAGATTGATATCGGGGAGTTCCGTCAGGAGATCTTATCCATCATGGATGTTGATCGTATATACATAGAAGAAGTGCTGAACGATTCTCCGCGTCCCGGTGAATTCGTGAGACCGCCCCATCCGGAGACGGGAAGCCGGGAGCTCCCGGAGGTACCCGAATCTCTGCCGCCTGCCTCTGACAAAACCAAACCGCAAACGATCCGCGTCCAGGTGGAGCGTCTGGAGAAGCTGATGAACCTGGCGGGTGAGCTGGTCATCGACCAGACCCGGTTCCATCTGCTGAACCGCAGATTCCACCAGCAGTACGGAACCAATGATCTGACAGAGGAGCTCGGCCAGCTTGCCGACCATCTGGCTATGATTACAGACGAGCTGCAGGAGAGCATGATTAAGGTGCGGATGCTGCCAATAGAGCAGCTGTTCAATCGCCTCCCCCGCATGGTCCGGGACTTGTCCGGCTCCCTGGACAAGCAGGTTGAGCTGGTCCTTGAAGGCAAAGAGACGGAGCTGGACCGGACGCTCATTGAGGAGCTTGGCGACCCGCTGATCCATCTGCTGCGCAATGCCGTCGATCACGGCATAGAGACCCCGGAAATCCGCCGCAAGTCCGGCAAAAGCGAGACCGGAACCGTACGCGTCGTTGCCTCCCACGAGGACAACCAGGTCATCCTGGTCATCGAGGACGACGGAGCCGGGATCGACTCCGGCCTGATTGCAGAGTCTGCTCTGCGGAAGGGCATCATTACGGCAGAAGAGGCCGGCGGGATGACTGAGGATGAGGCACTGCGGCTTATTTTCCGGCCCGGCTTCTCCACAGCCCAGCAGATCAGCGATATTTCCGGCCGCGGAGTCGGGATGGATATCGTCCGCAATGACATTGAACGGATTAACGGCATGATCGATATTGAGACCACCCGGGGGCAAGGCACCCGCTTTCGAATCCGCCTGCCCTTGACGCTCGCCATCATCCGGGGTCTTCTCGTTCATGCCGGGGGAGCCACCTTCGTCATTCCCATGAGCAGTGTGGCTGAGATCGTCCGCGCCGCTCCAGAGGAGATCAGCTCTGTCCGGGGCCAGCCTGTCATTACCGCACGGGGTCAGCTCGTACCGGTGGTCTGGCTGCAGGATATTCTGCGGCTGCCCGCAAGCGCGGGCGGCAGCGCAGCATCCATTCCGCTGATCATCGTGGGGCGGGGAGAGAAACGGCTGGCACTGGCCGTAGATACACTTATCGGCAATCAGGATATCGTGATCAAATCACTCGGCTCCTACATGGGCAAGACTGAGAATATATCAGGAGCTACTATCCTGGGAAACGGAAATATCGCACTGATCATAGACATAGCCAGCTTATTTTTGACTACGGGAGTTTTCGCTTAA